From one Azospirillum ramasamyi genomic stretch:
- a CDS encoding class I SAM-dependent methyltransferase: protein MAEDESPEARNAGAEKAGEETLARLLARRILMDGPISVGAFMAEALGHPRLGYYIRQDPFGSGGDFTTAPEISQMFGELVGLWCVDSWARLGGPGPFHLVELGPGRGTLMADAVRAAAVLPLFRDNAIVHLVETSPALRERQHRTLQPILGDAIQWHDRLEDVPDGPTILIANEFFDALPIRQVQKTNHGWFERLVDLAPDSTESDPRFRFVLEAFGSSGSRLVPDPLRDAPDGSVVEVSPASQAVARLIGARLAAAPGAALVIDYGYAQGPAVGDTLQALRRHAFAPVLEAPGEADLTAHVDFAAIAAAARQGGARSFGPVEQGEWLTRLGIHQRASSLAGKATPAQAKDIQSALERLIDPAQMGRLFKLVALATPGAFTDASPPAGF from the coding sequence ATGGCGGAGGACGAGAGCCCGGAGGCCCGGAACGCTGGTGCGGAGAAGGCCGGGGAGGAGACGCTGGCCCGGCTGCTGGCCCGCCGCATCCTGATGGACGGCCCGATCAGCGTCGGCGCCTTCATGGCGGAGGCTCTGGGCCACCCGCGCCTTGGCTATTACATCCGCCAGGACCCGTTCGGCAGCGGCGGCGACTTCACCACCGCGCCGGAGATCAGCCAGATGTTCGGCGAGCTGGTCGGCCTGTGGTGTGTCGACAGCTGGGCGCGGCTGGGCGGTCCCGGCCCCTTCCATCTGGTGGAGCTCGGTCCCGGCCGCGGCACGCTGATGGCAGACGCAGTGCGGGCCGCCGCCGTGCTCCCGCTGTTCCGCGACAACGCCATCGTCCATCTGGTGGAGACCAGCCCGGCCCTGCGCGAGCGCCAGCACCGGACGCTGCAGCCCATTCTGGGCGACGCCATCCAGTGGCACGACCGGCTGGAGGATGTGCCGGACGGCCCGACCATCCTGATCGCCAACGAATTCTTCGACGCCCTGCCGATCCGTCAGGTGCAGAAGACGAACCATGGCTGGTTCGAGCGGCTGGTCGATCTGGCGCCGGACAGCACCGAATCCGATCCGCGCTTCCGCTTCGTGCTGGAGGCGTTCGGCAGTTCCGGCAGCAGGCTGGTGCCCGACCCGCTCCGCGACGCGCCCGACGGCAGCGTGGTCGAGGTCTCTCCCGCTTCGCAGGCGGTGGCGCGGCTTATCGGTGCCCGGCTGGCCGCGGCCCCCGGCGCCGCTCTGGTGATCGACTACGGCTATGCCCAGGGTCCGGCGGTGGGCGACACCCTTCAGGCGTTGCGCCGCCACGCCTTCGCCCCGGTGCTGGAGGCGCCCGGCGAGGCCGACCTGACGGCCCATGTCGATTTCGCCGCCATCGCCGCGGCGGCGCGGCAAGGCGGGGCCCGGTCGTTCGGCCCGGTCGAGCAGGGGGAATGGCTGACCCGATTGGGCATCCACCAACGGGCGTCTTCCCTGGCGGGCAAGGCTACCCCGGCCCAGGCCAAGGATATCCAAAGTGCTTTGGAGCGCTTGATCGACCCTGCGCAAATGGGCAGGCTGTTCAAGCTGGTCGCGCTTGCCACGCCCGGAGCCTTCACCGACGCCTCTCCGCCGGCGGGCTTCTGA
- the pgeF gene encoding peptidoglycan editing factor PgeF — protein MITLGALNDITHIRHAFFTRAGGVSTGLYASLNCGLGSNDSPAAVHENRARAAARMEVAPENLVTCHQVHSPTCVVVDEPWTPETAPKADAMATRRAGIALGILTADCAPVLFADSKARVIGAAHAGWKGARAGVIEATVARMVELGAKPNRIVACIGPCIAQRSYEVGPEFPAPFEEEDARNRDYFAPARKPGHFLFDLAAYVTRRLGDSGVTVIQRCPNDTVAEEDRFFSYRRSCLRGEPDYGRGLSAIVLQN, from the coding sequence GTGATCACACTCGGCGCGCTGAACGACATCACTCATATCCGCCACGCCTTTTTCACCCGCGCCGGCGGGGTGTCCACCGGGCTGTACGCCTCGCTGAATTGCGGGCTGGGGTCCAACGACTCACCGGCGGCGGTGCATGAGAACCGCGCCCGCGCCGCGGCCCGCATGGAGGTGGCGCCCGAGAACCTCGTCACCTGCCATCAGGTCCACAGCCCGACCTGCGTCGTGGTGGATGAGCCTTGGACGCCGGAAACGGCGCCCAAGGCCGACGCCATGGCCACGCGGCGGGCGGGGATCGCGCTGGGCATCCTGACCGCCGACTGCGCGCCTGTGCTGTTCGCCGACAGCAAGGCCCGCGTGATCGGCGCGGCCCATGCCGGCTGGAAGGGCGCCCGGGCCGGGGTGATCGAGGCGACCGTCGCCCGCATGGTGGAGCTGGGCGCCAAGCCGAACCGGATCGTCGCCTGCATCGGTCCCTGCATCGCCCAGCGCTCCTACGAGGTGGGGCCGGAATTCCCCGCCCCGTTCGAGGAGGAGGATGCGCGCAACCGCGACTATTTCGCCCCCGCCCGCAAACCCGGCCATTTCCTGTTCGATCTGGCCGCCTACGTCACCCGGCGGCTGGGTGACTCCGGCGTCACGGTGATCCAGCGCTGCCCCAACGACACGGTGGCGGAGGAGGACCGCTTTTTCAGCTATCGCCGCTCCTGCCTTCGGGGTGAACCGGATTACGGCCGGGGCCTTTCGGCCATCGTCCTGCAGAACTGA
- a CDS encoding ribose-phosphate pyrophosphokinase: MKVLAGNSNRPLAEAISTCLGVPLTKASVRRFSDMEVFVEILENVRGEDVFVVQSTSFPANDNLMELLVTIDALRRGSARRITAVIPYYGYARQDRKTGPRTPISAKLVANLITQAGANRVLTMDLHAGQIQGFFDIPTDNLMAAPVFEKDIRQSFENIGEVTIVSPDVGGVVRARALAKRLDADLAIIDKRRERAGVSEVMNIIGDADGRRCILLDDIVDSGGTLCNAAVALMEAGAKSVHAFCTHGVLSGGAVARVAVSPLVQLVTTDSIQATEAVRVSRNIRQLTIAPLLAEAIMRISEERSVSSLFS, encoded by the coding sequence ATGAAGGTGCTTGCCGGCAACAGCAACCGTCCGCTGGCCGAGGCGATCTCCACCTGTCTCGGCGTGCCGCTGACGAAAGCGAGCGTGCGCCGTTTCTCCGACATGGAGGTTTTCGTCGAGATCCTGGAGAACGTGCGCGGCGAGGACGTGTTCGTCGTCCAGTCGACCTCGTTCCCGGCCAACGACAACCTGATGGAACTGCTGGTGACGATCGACGCGCTGCGGCGCGGATCGGCCCGGCGCATCACGGCGGTCATCCCCTATTACGGCTATGCCCGGCAGGATCGCAAGACCGGCCCGCGCACGCCGATCTCGGCCAAGCTGGTCGCCAACCTGATCACCCAGGCCGGCGCCAACCGCGTGCTGACGATGGACCTGCACGCCGGCCAGATCCAGGGCTTCTTCGACATCCCCACCGACAACCTGATGGCCGCCCCGGTCTTTGAGAAGGACATCCGCCAGTCCTTCGAGAACATCGGCGAGGTCACCATCGTGTCGCCGGACGTCGGCGGCGTGGTCCGCGCCCGCGCGCTGGCCAAGCGCCTGGACGCCGATCTGGCCATCATCGACAAGCGGCGCGAGCGCGCCGGCGTGTCGGAGGTGATGAACATCATCGGCGACGCCGACGGCCGCCGCTGCATCCTGCTGGACGACATCGTCGACTCGGGCGGCACGCTGTGCAACGCCGCCGTCGCGCTGATGGAAGCCGGCGCCAAGTCGGTCCACGCCTTCTGCACCCACGGCGTCCTGTCCGGCGGTGCGGTCGCCCGCGTCGCCGTCTCGCCGCTGGTACAGCTGGTCACCACCGACAGCATCCAGGCGACCGAGGCGGTCCGCGTGTCCCGCAACATCCGTCAGCTGACCATCGCCCCACTGCTCGCCGAAGCGATCATGCGCATCAGCGAGGAGCGGTCGGTGTCGAGCCTGTTCTCGTAA
- a CDS encoding helix-turn-helix domain-containing protein encodes MTLDDWLTRTVTKEEAFAALIGTSQATVNRYRHGRRVPRPAVMARIAAATGGQVTANDFHGLAGEG; translated from the coding sequence ATGACGCTCGATGACTGGCTCACCCGGACCGTAACCAAGGAAGAGGCCTTCGCCGCCCTGATCGGGACGAGTCAGGCCACGGTCAACCGTTACCGCCATGGCCGCCGGGTTCCCCGTCCGGCGGTGATGGCGCGCATCGCCGCCGCGACCGGCGGGCAGGTGACGGCGAACGACTTCCATGGGCTGGCGGGGGAGGGCTGA
- a CDS encoding XRE family transcriptional regulator: MTTMRELRQAAGLSQEKLAELAGTSQPQINKLETGQRKMTVDWAVKLAQPLGVEPAALLGLDLPAAPVTARPARPAMPALLRTPPAGAQPVLAAASMPVRAAARGGVDQEMFLEDGPIDWIARPDYLKNARDPYAMYVVGDSMMPRFRPAQLLHVNPHKPPAPGAGVVVVKRNKAVLVKEFVRRSPDAVVLREYRPADREFAVPLEELDTLHTVVGLQEP; the protein is encoded by the coding sequence ATGACCACCATGCGCGAACTGCGGCAAGCCGCCGGGCTGAGCCAGGAGAAGCTGGCCGAGCTGGCCGGCACCTCCCAGCCCCAGATCAACAAGCTGGAGACCGGCCAGCGCAAGATGACCGTCGATTGGGCGGTCAAGCTCGCCCAGCCGCTGGGCGTGGAGCCGGCGGCGCTGCTCGGCCTCGACCTGCCGGCCGCCCCTGTGACGGCGCGCCCGGCACGGCCTGCGATGCCGGCGCTGCTGCGAACCCCGCCGGCCGGAGCACAACCGGTCCTGGCGGCCGCGTCCATGCCGGTGCGGGCGGCGGCGCGCGGCGGCGTGGACCAGGAGATGTTCCTGGAGGATGGGCCGATCGACTGGATCGCCCGACCCGACTATCTGAAGAACGCGCGCGATCCCTATGCCATGTATGTCGTCGGCGATTCGATGATGCCGCGCTTCCGGCCGGCCCAGCTGCTGCACGTCAACCCGCACAAGCCGCCGGCGCCGGGCGCCGGGGTGGTGGTGGTCAAGCGCAACAAGGCGGTGCTGGTGAAGGAGTTCGTGCGCCGCAGCCCCGACGCCGTCGTTCTGCGCGAATACCGGCCTGCCGACCGCGAATTCGCCGTTCCGCTGGAGGAACTCGACACCCTGCACACCGTCGTCGGCCTGCAGGAGCCCTGA
- a CDS encoding carboxymuconolactone decarboxylase family protein — translation MPLPPIEQTDAVPEVRAVYDDIKATRDVPDVNNFWKMIAHHPPTLARTWDSLKEVMAPGALDPLVKEMIFVAVSVTNNCQYCIRSHEAAARRLGMTDAQFGELMAVVGMANETNRLAVGYQVELDERLK, via the coding sequence ATGCCGCTTCCCCCCATCGAACAGACCGATGCCGTACCGGAGGTGCGCGCCGTCTACGACGACATCAAGGCGACGCGCGACGTCCCGGACGTCAACAATTTCTGGAAGATGATCGCCCACCACCCGCCGACGCTGGCGCGGACCTGGGACAGCCTGAAGGAGGTGATGGCCCCCGGCGCGCTGGATCCGCTGGTGAAGGAGATGATCTTCGTCGCGGTCAGCGTGACCAACAACTGTCAGTACTGCATCCGCTCGCACGAGGCGGCGGCGCGCCGGCTGGGCATGACCGACGCGCAGTTCGGCGAATTGATGGCGGTGGTGGGAATGGCCAACGAGACCAACCGCCTCGCCGTCGGCTATCAGGTGGAACTGGACGAGCGGCTGAAGTGA
- a CDS encoding TorD/DmsD family molecular chaperone — protein sequence MVLETAECPGTATPPAAPANDARLRDSADALRRLAHFHAEEPTPALLAALRASPAGRGPLALDRDDALQAAALVDEVVSDLPDRITRHCLIPLAVDFTAIHHGGDVRAHPTEGAWMDERFRADTAASLQRWRIGLEAELRSPPFDRLPDDHVAVELALLATLLDRGRAADAVRFLDRHPLRWVPNFCSRVATRCREPFFAGIAILTNAHLDHLRDLLGAACNMPRSGEDEADIRRRRWTEGRFPRACACDS from the coding sequence ATGGTTCTCGAAACGGCCGAATGTCCTGGAACGGCCACCCCCCCGGCCGCGCCTGCGAACGACGCGCGTCTCCGCGACTCGGCCGATGCCCTGCGCCGCCTCGCTCATTTCCATGCGGAGGAGCCGACGCCGGCCCTGCTGGCGGCGCTGCGCGCGAGCCCCGCCGGCCGCGGTCCGCTGGCGCTCGACCGTGACGACGCCCTGCAGGCCGCCGCCCTGGTGGACGAGGTGGTGAGCGATCTGCCCGATCGGATCACCCGCCACTGCCTCATCCCGCTGGCCGTCGATTTCACCGCCATCCACCACGGCGGCGACGTGCGCGCCCACCCGACCGAAGGGGCGTGGATGGACGAGCGGTTCCGGGCCGACACCGCCGCCTCGCTCCAGCGCTGGCGGATCGGGCTGGAGGCGGAGCTGCGCAGCCCGCCCTTCGACCGGCTGCCCGACGACCATGTCGCGGTGGAGCTGGCGTTGCTGGCCACACTGCTCGACCGTGGCCGGGCCGCCGACGCGGTCCGCTTCCTCGACCGCCATCCGTTGCGCTGGGTGCCGAATTTCTGCAGCCGGGTCGCCACCCGCTGCCGGGAACCCTTCTTCGCCGGCATCGCCATCCTGACCAACGCCCATCTCGACCATCTGCGCGACCTGCTGGGTGCCGCCTGCAACATGCCGCGTTCCGGCGAGGACGAGGCCGACATCCGCCGCCGCCGCTGGACCGAGGGGCGGTTCCCGCGCGCCTGCGCCTGCGACTCCTAA
- a CDS encoding hybrid sensor histidine kinase/response regulator — MPFRSLESRTDRKGSLRLLRLLLAVSVALPLVLFAGIGWRERGETQGEAERNSRKNALILHEHVLKVFDTMAQVLDRVDERVQGRSWGEIGESESLHRYLRTMVGELDQVGAIGLTDSTGTVRNSSRVFPSRNSDIGSRADFREQRENGADLLIAGPITDAATGKVTFGISRRRSSPDGSEGGFDGMIAAIVNPDYFYSFYQQVIGSEDESISLIRDDGVILMRYPPLEGREGPGALPTLPPDRGLRGEIRKQPVEGLFRAEVSHVQGLARVFAYKRVGDFPVYVVYGLNQSQITRSWWRNMALDGAFVAPATLALALIAWLAYSRAASENAAVRRWAEEVRNRERLEEALRQSQKMEALGQLTGGVAHDFNNLLTAAMANMHLLGRHLPPEGQRFLTGATTALERAEKLTRQLLSFSRQDAVNPTVVDLGDSLRRMGDLLERSIRADVALEWDIAPVPMAVAVDSVQLEMAVLNLVLNARDAMPGGGRIRIAAFPGPEPRSARIEVADTGAGMPPEVLARAFDPFFTTKGIGKGTGLGLSMVYGFARQSGGNASIDSRLGGGTRVRIDLPLTEAKPPEPAPAPTAPAAEHRPLRILVVEDNPLVLMATVEGLTQEGFTVETAEDGVAALERLETDRDFDLVVSDVVMPRGVSGIDLARHIRERWPELRVLLASGYSPESLATMGADTASVLAKPFTPDQLAVRIRSLAGA; from the coding sequence ATGCCCTTTCGCAGCCTCGAAAGCCGGACCGACCGCAAGGGATCCCTTCGGCTGCTTCGCCTCCTGCTGGCGGTGTCGGTGGCCTTGCCCCTTGTGCTGTTCGCCGGGATCGGATGGCGCGAGCGGGGCGAGACCCAGGGGGAGGCGGAACGGAACAGCCGCAAGAACGCGCTGATTCTGCACGAACATGTGCTGAAGGTGTTCGACACCATGGCGCAGGTTCTGGACCGGGTGGACGAGCGCGTCCAAGGCCGGAGCTGGGGCGAGATCGGCGAGTCGGAGTCGCTGCACCGTTATCTGCGGACCATGGTGGGGGAGTTGGATCAAGTCGGCGCCATCGGCCTGACCGATTCCACCGGCACCGTGCGCAACTCCAGCCGCGTTTTCCCGTCGCGCAACAGCGATATCGGAAGCCGCGCCGATTTCCGGGAACAACGGGAAAACGGCGCCGACCTGCTCATCGCCGGACCGATCACGGATGCGGCCACCGGCAAGGTCACCTTCGGCATCAGCCGGCGCCGCAGCAGCCCCGACGGTTCCGAGGGCGGCTTCGACGGGATGATCGCCGCCATCGTCAATCCCGACTATTTCTACAGCTTCTACCAGCAGGTCATCGGTTCCGAAGACGAATCCATCTCGCTGATCCGCGACGACGGCGTGATCCTGATGCGTTACCCGCCGCTGGAAGGGCGGGAAGGGCCGGGAGCGCTCCCTACCCTGCCGCCCGACCGCGGCCTGCGCGGCGAAATCCGCAAGCAGCCGGTCGAAGGGCTGTTCCGCGCCGAGGTCAGCCATGTGCAGGGTCTGGCCCGCGTGTTCGCCTACAAACGGGTCGGCGATTTCCCGGTCTATGTCGTCTACGGGCTGAATCAGTCGCAGATCACCCGGTCCTGGTGGCGCAACATGGCGCTGGACGGCGCCTTCGTCGCCCCGGCCACACTGGCGCTCGCGCTGATCGCCTGGCTGGCCTACAGCCGTGCCGCCTCCGAGAATGCGGCGGTGCGCCGCTGGGCGGAGGAGGTGCGCAACCGCGAGAGGCTGGAAGAGGCCCTGCGCCAGAGCCAGAAGATGGAGGCGCTGGGCCAGCTGACCGGCGGTGTCGCCCACGACTTCAACAATCTGTTGACCGCGGCGATGGCCAACATGCATCTGCTGGGCCGCCATCTGCCGCCGGAGGGACAGCGCTTCCTGACGGGCGCCACCACCGCGCTGGAACGGGCGGAGAAGCTGACCCGCCAGCTGCTGTCCTTCTCGCGCCAGGACGCGGTGAATCCGACCGTGGTCGATCTGGGCGACAGCCTGCGCCGGATGGGTGACCTGCTGGAACGGTCGATCCGGGCCGACGTCGCGCTGGAATGGGACATCGCGCCGGTGCCGATGGCGGTCGCCGTCGATTCCGTCCAGCTTGAGATGGCGGTGCTGAACCTGGTTCTGAACGCCCGCGACGCCATGCCCGGCGGCGGACGGATCCGCATCGCCGCGTTTCCCGGACCGGAACCCCGCAGCGCGCGCATCGAGGTGGCGGACACCGGGGCCGGCATGCCGCCGGAGGTGCTCGCCCGCGCCTTCGATCCATTCTTCACCACAAAGGGCATCGGCAAGGGCACCGGGCTCGGCCTGTCGATGGTCTATGGCTTCGCCCGCCAGTCCGGCGGCAATGCGAGCATCGACAGCCGGCTGGGCGGGGGCACGCGCGTCCGCATCGACCTGCCGCTGACCGAGGCGAAGCCGCCGGAACCCGCCCCCGCCCCCACGGCGCCTGCGGCCGAACACCGCCCGCTGCGCATCCTGGTGGTGGAGGACAATCCGCTGGTCCTGATGGCGACGGTGGAAGGGCTGACCCAGGAGGGATTCACCGTGGAAACCGCCGAGGACGGCGTGGCCGCCCTGGAACGGCTGGAAACCGACCGCGACTTCGATCTGGTCGTGTCCGACGTGGTCATGCCCCGCGGCGTATCCGGCATCGACCTGGCACGGCACATCCGCGAACGCTGGCCGGAGCTGCGCGTCCTGCTGGCCTCGGGCTACAGCCCGGAGTCGCTGGCGACCATGGGGGCGGATACCGCATCGGTGCTTGCCAAGCCCTTCACGCCCGACCAGCTGGCCGTCCGCATCAGATCCCTGGCGGGCGCTTGA